The Arcobacter arenosus region TTGATATGCAATAAATGCTAATATAGTATAAATCATAAATAAAACTGCCGTTAGATTTAAACCTTTTTGAATATAAATATAAATAGAGATAATATCAATAACTATCCAATATATCCAGTTTTCTATAATCTTTTTTGCTAACATATATGTTGAGAAGACTGCAAACACTGTTGTAAAAGAGTCAACATAAGCAAAATCTGCACTAGTATAATTTGCCATAACATATCCAAACCCTAAAGATATAATAGTTAAAACTATAATGATTTGAATATTTTTATTTAAACCATATGTTGTAACTTCTAACTCTTGCTGTTCTAACTTACCTCCATATTTCCATGAAT contains the following coding sequences:
- the pnuC gene encoding nicotinamide riboside transporter PnuC; translated protein: MEFIQTIIESLNVMTTYEAIAMILAIAYIVLAIKQSLWCWPAAFVSTLIYTILFYDVSLLMDSALNAYYLIMAVYGWYSWKYGGKLEQQELEVTTYGLNKNIQIIIVLTIISLGFGYVMANYTSADFAYVDSFTTVFAVFSTYMLAKKIIENWIYWIVIDIISIYIYIQKGLNLTAVLFMIYTILAFIAYQNWKKEYDNTKTSRL